One window of the Eucalyptus grandis isolate ANBG69807.140 chromosome 6, ASM1654582v1, whole genome shotgun sequence genome contains the following:
- the LOC104450365 gene encoding omega-hydroxypalmitate O-feruloyl transferase — protein sequence MGAVENKADDVLTVERSLPVAVLPEGETPGGSLFLCSMDCWALAVVPTLYTFHRGDANVAGVIKQALSKVLVHYYPLTGRLAKNSLGKLMVDCDKKLGVPFVEASANCDIENMGDIKMLDSEILEKLVYRDPTEKMLEVAPLLTAQVTKFKCGGFTLGVVVNHCMTDGISAIDFMNSWAETARGKPLSFVPCHDRTFLKARVPPQIGDFYNDFARVGDISNMTALCEKEQIVFKSFHIDGEKLATLRKMTTIDGRVMNNYSSFVALSALVWRARTMALKMKPHQLTQLLIYVDFRPKMKMLKMPDGYFGNAVVLPCCVCTAGELIDEPISSTAERIKKAIERVNEDFVRSAIDYMDKYPFEPYRMSSLLISSWMGLDFGDFDFGWGGPRQLGTGNLLPTDCVFMREESENKKDVAVVLGLPLSTVNTFRESVQI from the exons ATGGGGGCCGTCGAGAACAAGGCAGACGATGTCCTGACAGTAGAAAGATCCCTCCCCGTCGCGGTCCTGCCAGAAGGAGAAACGCCTGGGGGTTCTCTTTTCTTATGTAGCATGGACTGTTGGGCTTTAGCCGTGGTGCCGACCCTTTACACATTCCACAGGGGCGACGCGAACGTGGCGGGTGTGATTAAGCAAGCTCTGTCCAAGGTTTTGGTTCATTATTATCCGCTCACGGGGAGGTTAGCTAAGAACTCTCTAGGGAAGTTGATGGTCGACTGTGATAAGAAGTTGGGAGTGCCGTTTGTGGAGGCGTCGGCCAATTGCGACATCGAAAATATGGGCGATATAAAGATGCTTGATTCTGAGATCTTAGAGAAGCTTGTTTACAGAGATCCTACTGAGAAAATGCTGGAAGTCGCACCCCTTCTAACAGCACAG GTAACAAAGTTTAAATGTGGAGGTTTCACTTTAGGGGTTGTAGTTAACCACTGCATGACCGATGGTATCTCTGCCATTGATTTCATGAACTCATGGGCTGAGACAGCACGAGGTAAACCATTATCCTTCGTCCCTTGTCACGATAGAACCTTTCTAAAAGCAAGGGTGCCACCTCAAATTGGCGATTTCTACAATGACTTTGCTCGCGTGGGTGATATATCAAACATGACCGCATTATGTGAGAAAGAGCAAATCGTGTTTAAATCTTTCCACATTGATGGCGAGAAGCTGGCCACCCTGAGAAAAATGACAACGATCGATGGACGGGTAATGAACAACTACTCCAGCTTTGTCGCACTTTCGGCTCTAGTATGGCGGGCTCGAACCATGGCACTCAAGATGAAACCACACCAACTAACACAGCTTCTCATATATGTCGACTTCCGACCGAAGATGAAAATGCTAAAGATGCCCGACGGATACTTCGGGAATGCCGTGGTCTTACCTTGCTGCGTCTGCACCGCGGGAGAGTTGATCGATGAGCCGATCTCTTCCACTGCCGAAAGAATAAAGAAGGCGATCGAGAGGGTGAACGAGGATTTCGTGCGGTCGGCGATCGACTACATGGACAAGTACCCGTTTGAACCTTACCGAATGAGCTCGCTCTTGATAAGTTCATGGATGGGGCTGGATTTTGGCGACTTCGACTTCGGATGGGGAGGGCCAAGGCAACTTGGCACCGGCAACCTGCTGCCGACAGACTGCGTTTTTATGAGGGAAGAGAGCGAGAATAAGAAGGACGTTGCGGTGGTGTTGGGCTTGCCACTGTCGACCGTGAACACGTTCCGAGAGTCGGTCCAAATATAA
- the LOC104450366 gene encoding LOW QUALITY PROTEIN: tetratricopeptide repeat protein SKI3 (The sequence of the model RefSeq protein was modified relative to this genomic sequence to represent the inferred CDS: inserted 1 base in 1 codon): protein MTPSFASDLGCVCGRKQRVRKRKWRKRRSISKSAKLDPNNAAAFKYLGHYYGEVASDGAQRAVKCYQRAVVLNPDDQESGEALCDLLDQGGKESLEVAVCKEASEKSPRAFWAFRRLGYLQVHQKRWSEAVPSLQQAIRGHPTCSDLWEALGLAYQRLGMYTAAIKSFGRAIELEETRVFARIESGNIFMMLGSFRKGIEQFRQALDISPENLSAYYGLSSGLLGLAKECINTGAFTWAASLLEEASKVANESTQLTGNVSSLWKMYGDIQIAYATCFPWMIDDQNSELEADAFKSSVHSWSETCHAAVESARISYQKALRLAPWQANIYADIAMSLDLRSKLIKISTYKSDSWQLPEKMALGALLLEGHNYEFWVALGCLSDNHALKQHCLIRALQLDVSLAVAWAYLGKVYRKVADKQLTKQAFDSARSIDPSLAFPWAGMSADYCAREDAAEDAFEGCWRAVQTLPLPEFQIGLAMLALPSGHSSSSQVFGAICQAVQCAPYYPESHNFKGLICEARLDYQSAAASYRLARFAINSFSTTVPESSVRDVTINLARALLKAGNALEAARECEAVKTQGTLDAECLQLYALSLWQLGNNELALSVTRNLVAIISTMEKATARATAGFICRLLYFISGMDSAINSILKMPKELFESPKVSFIVSGIHALDKNNRLNQIVSVGRRFLSSLEEMEGMHFLIALGKLVKNESGPGLGYRTGIHHLQKAVHMYPSSNLLRQLLGYLLLSSKEWNDSHLATRCSVISFSEIPRKEGFKSSFEILGAGAVACYAIGNSNPKFSFPTCTYQCLQEPRCIQQLQKCLRQEPWNHSARYLLILNLLQKAREERFPKHLSVILNRLIRVALSNELYAGTSNCYPYRKFHLLLSAAELYFQEGSQVECFNNATDASRLPLPNGYLFXAHLLLSRAYAVAGDLKSSRKEYERCLDLGTNFHIGWVCLKFMEVHYEMQIDKSKIDLRFYECLKEREKSDVMWEAIFNLARGLISLWNHDFPSAESFLEQACLLMDSNSGMSLCFGVVCMELAKLGYGSQFLSLALRHLSKAQETALVPLPVVSTLRAQAEGSLGSKEKWENNLCLEWFTWPPEMRPAELFFQMHLLAKDVKSAHDSTSSVAACQTPQKWVCRAIHTNPSCLRYWKVLQRLVEKIERSSENQY, encoded by the exons ATGACCCCGAGCTTCGCTTCCGACTT GGGCTGTGTTTGTGGGAGAAAGCAGCGGGTTCgaaagagaaaatggagaaagcgGCGGAGCATTTCGAAATCGGCTAAATTGGACCCTAACAATGCAGCTGCGTTCAAATATTTGGGCCATTACTATGGTGAAGTGGCCTCTGATGGTGCTCAGAGAGCTGTCAAGTGTTACCAGAGAGCCGTTGTTCTCAATCCGGACGACCAAGAATCTGGG GAGGCATTATGTGATTTGTTGGACCAAGGAGGAAAGGAAAGTTTGGAAGTGGCGGTTTGCAAAGAAGCATCGGAGAAATCACCAAGGGCTTTCTGGGCTTTTCGAAGATTGGGTTATCTGCAG GTTCATCAAAAGAGATGGTCCGAGGCTGTGCCGAGTCTTCAACAAGCTATTCGAGGTCATCCTACCTGTTCTGATTTGTGGGAA GCATTGGGTCTTGCCTACCAGCGATTAGGCATGTATACTGCTGCAATCAAG TCTTTTGGACGGGCCATTGAACTGGAAGAAACCAGAGTTTTTGCCCGGATTGAAAGTGGAAACATCTTCATGATGCTTGGTTCCTTTAGAAAG gGAATTGAACAATTTCGGCAAGCTCTGGACATTTCACCTGAAAATTTGTCGGCATACTATGGACTCTCTTCTGGCCTGCTTGGTCTGGCAAAAGAATGCATCAACACAGGAGCGTTTACATGGGCTGCCTCACTCTTAGAG GAGGCATCTAAAGTTGCAAATGAGAGTACTCAACTCACTGGAAATGTATCATCCCTTTGGAAGATGTATGGTGATATTCAG ATTGCGTACGCCACTTGCTTTCCATGGATGATTGATGACCAGAATTCAGAGCTTGAAGCAGATGCATTCAAATCTTCTGTACATTCTTGGAGTGAGACCTGTCATGCAGCGGTGGAGTCAGCCCGGATTTCATACCAGAAAGCTTTGCGTTTGGCACCATGGCAAGCAAACATCTATGCCGATATTGCTATGAGTCTTGACCTGAGATCCAAGTTGATCAAAATTTCCACATACAAATCCGATTCTTG GCAGTTACCAGAGAAGATGGCTTTGGGTGCATTGCTGCTTGAGGGGCATAATTATGAGTTCTGGGTGGCACTGGGATGTTTATCTGATAATCATGCTTTGAAACAACATTGTTTGATCAGAGCATTACAGTTAGATGTATCTCTGGCTGTTGCTTGGGCATACCTTGGGAAG GTCTACAGAAAAGTTGCAGATAAGCAACTTACAAAGCAAGCATTTGATAGTGCAAGAAGCATAGATCCTTCTCTTGCGTTCCCATGGGCAGGCATGTCAGCTGATTATTGTGCCAG GGAAGATGCAGCTGAAGATGCTTTTGAGGGCTGTTGGAGAGCTGTGCAGACATTGCCG CTTCCTGAGTTCCAAATTGGGCTGGCAATGCTTGCTTTACCTTCAGGGCATTCCTCATCTTCACAG GTTTTTGGAGCCATATGTCAAGCGGTCCAGTGCGCACCTTATTACCCTGAATCGCATAATTTCAAGGGGCTCATTTGTGAGGCACGGCTTGATTATCAGTCTGCTGCTGCATCTTACAGGCTGGCGCGATTTGCCATCAATAGCTTTTCTACAACAGTTCCAGAATCTAGTGTTAGAGATGTAACGATCAATTTGGCAAGAGCGCTTCTTAAG GCTGGGAATGCTCTAGAGGCAGCAAGGGAGTGTGAAGCTGTGAAGACTCAAG GTACTCTTGATGCAGAATGTCTTCAACtatatgctctctctctttggcaGCTTGGGAACAATGAACTTGCTCTTTCTGTGACGAGAAACCTTGTTGCTATTATTTCTACCATGGAAAAGGCAACTGCAAGAGCCACTGCTGGTTTCATTTGCAGAttgttatattttatttctgGAATGGATTCAGCAATCAATAGCATTTTAAAAATGCCAAAGGAATTATTTGAGAGTCCTAAAGTTAGCTTTATTGTGTCTGGCATCCATGCTCTTGATAAAAATAACCGGCTCAATCAGATTGTTTCTGTCGGTCGTCGATTTCTTAGTTCTCTTGAAGAAATGGAGGGAATGCACTTCTTAATAGCTCTTGGTAAGCTG GTAAAGAATGAGTCAGGACCTGGCCTTGGTTATCGGACTGGAATTCATCATCTTCAGAAAGCGGTCCACATGTATCCCAGTAGTAATTTGTTAAG GCAATTGCTTGGTTATCTCTTGCTATCAAGTAAAGAATGGAATGATTCACATCTTGCAACAAGGTGCAGTGTCATAAGCTTCTCCGAAATTCCCCGAAAAGAAGGTTTCAAATCTTCATTTGAAATCCTTGGTGCTGGAGCAGTTGCTTGCTATGCCATCGGAAACAGCAATCCAAAGTTTTCTTTCCCAACATGTACATATCAGTGTTTGCAGGAGCCTCGATGCATTCAGCAACTGCAAAA ATGCTTACGTCAGGAACCTTGGAATCATAGTGCTCGGTACTTGCTCATACTTAATCTTCTGCAAAAGGCACGGGAAGAGAGATTTCCTAAACATCTTTCTGTTATACTGAATCGGCTGATTCGCGTGGCTCTGTCCAATGAATTATATGCTGGGACAAGTAACTGCTATCCGTATAGAAAATTCCATCTCTTACTTTCTGCTGCTGAGTTGTACTTTCAGGAGGGAAGTCAAGTGGAATGTTTCAATAATGCAACAGATGCATCTAGGCTTCCACTTCCTAATGGCTATCTTT TCGCGCACTTGCTATTATCTCGTGCATATGCTGTTGCTGGGGACCTGAAAAGCTCTCGTAAAGAATATGAGAGATGCTTGGACCTTGGGACAAATTTTCATATTGGTTGGGTCTGTCTTAAATTCATGGAGGTACATTATGAGATGCAAATTGATAAAAGCAAAATAGACTTGAGGTTCTATGAATGCTTAAAGGAGAGGGAAAAGTCAGATGTAATGTGGGAAGCTATCTTCAACCTGGCACGGGGCTTGATTTCTTTATGGAACCATGATTTTCCCTCTGCAGAAAGCTTCCTTGAACAAGCTTGTTTGTTGATGGATTCTAACAGTGGAATGTCTCTCTGCTTCG GGGTCGTATGTATGGAATTAGCCAAGCTAGGGTATGGTTCTCAGTTCCTCTCGCTTGCTCTGAGACATCTCTCTAAAGCACAGGAGACGGCTCTAGTTCCATTGCCTGTTGTCTCAACATTGCGGGCTCAAGCAGAAGGAAGTCTTGGTTCTAAAGAGAAATGGGAGAACAATCTTTGCCTTGAATGGTTTACTTGGCCACCAG AAATGAGGCCTGCAGAGCTCTTCTTTCAGATGCATTTACTCGCAAAAGATGTTAAATCTGCACATGACTCTACTTCCTCTGTGGCGGCTTGCCAAACTCCACAAAAGTGGGTTTGTCGAGCAATCCATACAAACCCATCTTGCTTAAGATACTGGAAGGTGTTGCAAAGGCTCGTGGAGAAAATTGAACGCTCATCAGAAAATCAGTACTAG